The genomic region tttttaaaatttcaataccAACTTGGTACCAACGTaccagtacttttgacaaccctactCTATACTGTAACTGTTTTCCTAATCGGTGTTAGCAGATGTTTCACTTTTGTCCATAATGTGAATTAGCCACTCTGCCCTCTTCTTTTGTTGTAAATCTGCACAGCTCTTGAGGCAGCTGTTGATTCACTTCCATTAATGTGCATGCTATACTacttattttactgttttattactCATTTATACATTAAACTATTTGAAACTTGTATAAAATCacaaatttaaatgcatttaaacctttttaaaatattaagtattttgaaaataatattaaaatatttttcatgtcTAACAGCCATTGTTCAGAAAAAAAGTACAAAGTGATGTAAACGTCATTAGCATTTGCTGAAAAAGTTCCTTTgtcataaataaattattaatgctttaaatataaatgaatgtatGGTTTGAAGTTGAAACATTTGATTCAAAGTTGTTGTCTGACGTGTTTGAGCAATCATTATCTTTCAGGGTCTGAGCATCTCGAGTTCATCCCAGACAAACAAAAAGACCTTGGGTCACAGAGGAATTGACCCCACTGGAGAGACCACGTATAAAAAGGTTCGAGCTGTAGATTTCCAGTGTCTGTTAGAGATAGGACCAGATCAGAATCAGCAGTTCAACTTCCAATCTCAGTTTTTATGAAGCACATTCCAGAATCTGTCAGATCTGCTTGCAACTCGAGGTTATTATTGTGTTATCTGTTGTTAGTGGGGCATCAGTAAAATGATAAAACCCAGTACATTTTATGGGCATGTACATACTGATAAAACTAGCATGCCTTGTGTTATTGCTCCTCCCTTTCAGTTTTATAAAATCATATGCATCATCTTGTATTTTTCTGTACTAAGGcccattctaaatataaaagaatagcagagtccacatataactataataataatggcacagagaaacaacatcattggaatcactttcagaaattttttttcagctgataAATGGTAAAAACTTTGTAGTTATCGTTCTTGATGTGAACGTGCCTTTACACATTAAGATGTTCTTATTCTGCTCATTGTGTGCCCTCTGTTGGAAATCTTTAGACCACATCATCTGCTTTGAAAGGTGCCATTCAGCTGGGCATCACACACAGCGTGGGAAGCTTGAGCCAGAAGCCAGAAAGAGATGTGCTCATGCAGGACTTCGAAGTGGTAGAAAGCATCTTCTTTCCCAGGTGGGTCTGTATATCTGTCTGCATAAGAGTAACTATGAGTTGAAGGAACGTTTTGTTTTAGTATTCACACGTTGTGTACTTAAATGTGCTTGGTATTTGTCTTCCTCTCAGTCAAGGCAGTAACTCAACTCCAGGTCATCACCATGGTGACTTCAAGTTTAAAACTTATGCTCCTATTGCATTCCGATACTTCAGAGAGATGTTTGGGATCCGACCTGATGACTACCTGGTAATCTTGTTTGTTCATTAAACAGGATTCACATGGTTTCCTGGAAATATGTGggaatttttaaaattgtattttaggCCTGTAATAGTCATGGGAATTTTTTATGAGAATCTTTGtgaataactaaataaaaataaatatttatcaaATGGAAATTAGTAGCCATTGTGAAGTGGATCTTTTTCAATTAATTGGTCAGAGGTTCACAAAtggtctgaatgattcattatcACACCATTCtgaatcaaaatattaaaaaaatcctaATAACTGGAAAAGATCATCTTACATCTAAAAGAGTTGATTTGGTTTTGTCTTGTTCAGTCcaagttattttttaaatttgattatagtgttttttattattatttctattcTTGCTAGAGTATGTTATgtgctgtgtatgtgtgtgttttctgcaGTACTCTCTTTGTAATGAACCCCTTATCGAGTTGTCTAACCCTGGAGCGAGCGGGTCTCTCTTCTACGTTTCTAGTGATGATGAATTTATCATTAAGACTGTACAACACAAAGAGGCAGAATTCTTGCAAACACTCCTGCCAGGTTATTTCATGGtaagtgggtttttttttttgtatttatttatttaaaatggtttaATTCTAAAATGCTTTCCAGTTCATTCTTTAGGTATTTGAACATTATAAGCATAGTAGTTGCCTTCATATAATTCACCATTTGTCTTCTAGAACCTGAACCAGAACATGCGTACACTGCTTCCCAAATTCTACGGCCTCTACTGCGTTCAGGCCGAGGGAAAGAACATCCGAATTGTAGTGATGAACAACCTGTTGCCACGCGCTGTACCCATGCACCTTAAATTCGACCTGAAGGGCTCCACACACAAGCGACGTGCTTCGCCGAAAGAAAAGGCCAAGAGTGTGCCCACGTTCAAAGACCTAGACTTTATGCAGGACATGCCTGAGGGCATACTGCTGGAGAGTGACCACTACAACGCCCTCTGTAGGACTATTCAGAGAGACTGTCGGGTAAGAGAGTGTTGGAGACAGAAGTTAAATTTACATTTGgcatacacttttttttttttaatttttttttttattcagagccacttgcattgcattcaagatATTCATTCTTTCAGTACATGCATTCTCTatgaatcaaacccatgaccttggcgtTGCTAGTGCCATGGTTTACTGGTTGAGCTACAGGAATGATCATTGACACAAACAGCAAGCAATGAGGAAAGATTGTAAGCAAGGACTTTTGGCTACTAAAGCATGTCTACTAAAGGCCAATTTCTAGCCAAGAGTGATAACTGTAAAGACTTTATtatacagtgtcattgttacacgttacatgtagttgctgtagtaataactagaaatgatgcataattacatgtaaTTATCCCTAAACCAAGCCCtcaccctaaccctaaacctatagtaagtacatgtagttaattattataactcagtacttaaatgtataattacactgtattACAATATTAGCGTCCACAACAACACACAGTAtcgttctgtttattctaagtacgcgctgcagttttgtcatctgccgctttaaagggttagttcacccaaatatgaaaattctatcattaattactcaccctcatgtcgcttcaaacctgtaagaccatcgttcatcttcagaacacaaattaagatatttttgatgaaatccgtgagCTATCTGGCCTCCAACAGACAACACAACAACCTCTTTCAAGGCCcaaaaaggtagtaaagactttgttaaaatagtccatgtgagtacagtggttcaaccttaatgttatgaagcgacgagaatacattttgtgcgcgaaaaacaaacaaaaataacaactttattcaacaatttcttcttttCCATGTCAGTCTACGCAGTTGACGTAGTAAACACTTCCGAACACCAGCTCAAGATCCAGCAATATTTTCTGCACTTGAGATTATGCTTGGTTTTAAATATATGGCTAGTAATGAATGCGTCTTGCACATTCACGGTAGTTAAAtccattctttaaaaaaacttatttgtttgaaacattttacattttgaatctGCTAAATGTGCCTGTCACACTTCCTCTGTATCCTTTTGTCTATAGGTACTACAGAGCTTTAAGATCATGGACTACAGTCTGCTGGTGGGTATCCACAACTTGGACCGGGCAGGTGAAGAGGTGTCTACTGCAGTGCCCGATACCCAGAAAAAGGCACCAGGCCAGAAGCCCCTTTACTGTACAGCCATCGAATCTATTCAAGGGGAGTCCAAGGGCAATACATCACCACAGCCCTACGAAAGGTTAGTGACCTATGGCTGGCACCTTGAAACGGCAAAGCACCAAAAATGGCAAAAGACTGTCTGAATGTGTATGGCTATAGTAACTTTTTAGTGaaaattttacacttttcaaacgtttggggtcagtaagatttattaATGATTTTGAAATGGGTCTCTTAtgcaaggttgcatttatttgaccaaataTGCAgtcaaaacattattacaatttaaaatgaactgttttctattattatatattttcaaatgtaatttattcatgtgatggtaaaactaaattttcagcatccatTATTCTAGTGTTCAGTGTCCAGTGTCATAagatctaatatgctgatttggtgctcaagaaacatttttttattgttaatgttgaaaacacttgtgctgcttttttactattttactttttttgataaatacaaatttcaaaagaacagcatttatttgaaatagaaatctttttgagcattaataattataaaaaaacaaaacatatatgagAAAAAATGTAGGTATAGTCACTCAATGTGACACATCCCTAGTTATTGTATTGTTATGATTATTCTTACTGATGAATTATTACTTATTATGCCTGCAGAACTGTTAATGTGCAATATTTGTTCTGTCTCTGCAGCATGGGAGGAATTCCcgcgttcagttcaaaaggaGAAAGATTGCTGGTTTTCATTGGCATCATTGATATCCTTCAGTCTTATAGGTAGACTATATTTCCACATcttttgtgttttcttcatAATAAATTCCAtataaattgcttataactttctGTATTTAGGCTTGTAAAGAAGTTGGAGCACTCATGGAAAGCTCTGCTGCATGATGGGGTATGTCACACCCACCATATCAAACTCTGAATAAAGGGCTgacattaaaaatacaaatatttatgttttctctCTTCTATTTGATGTTGTCCTCTGCAGGACACGGTATCCGTGCACCGGCCAAGTTTCTATGCAGATCGTTTCCAGAAGTTTATGTGCAACACAGTCTTCAAAAAACCTCCATGTAAGTTTGATAGTTACATTGGAACATTTGCAACTACTGCATTAAAGTGCTGATGCATTAAAGACTGTTTTTTCGTTCTTACACTAGTGAAAACCTCTCCCTCAAAGAAAAGTCGTGTGGGACCTGTCTCTGGTGGAAAGAAGTCAAACATTGCAGTATCTGGACAATCACAACAGTCCCTTCCTGTAGCAGCAGAACAAACACAGCCACAACAGACTACAGTGCAACTGTCCAGCAGTGGAGCTCTCAGCCCAGACACTCAAGGAGACAGCGGTATGAGAAAGACATTGAGAGATAAATAAAAATGGGAAGGATAAGCAAGTGTATGTGAGAAAGATAAGAGTCAAGGCTAAAAAATTGTTaccaaaaacattttcttttgatACTAAATGccttaaatgtaaacatttgaaaaatgaGGCATGAataagtcggcatgaaatgaaaattcagaaAATCTGTTTTTTAAATGCGTAATATTGATCTTAGTGTGACCAATTCATCCatacttgttttatttttgtaacttCTTGACCTTGTTATTTTTAATCACTATAACAACAATCATAACTAGCTTAAACtgcttaaaatcttaaaatgcaATCAACAACTGATGAATAGAACCAAGTgtcctgcattttttttttttttttcaaattattttttacattcagATGTCAAAATATGGAAGGTCTTTTGATGCTTTCATTTcatcacatttattttaatagcaACCAATACTGATCTGCAATATTGACCTAACTGATACAGTACTGATATATTGTACATCTCTAATTGTGTTTTTGATGATTGCTTTAGCTtgataaatgcataaattcTCTGATGTGAGATGGTGTTTTAATGGTTTTTAATTTGCTCTATGCAGCACTTGTGGGTCTCGGCTGTGTGGCCATGGTTGAAAAACATTGTTCATTGTCCATGTTATGCTTTGTTTGCAATGCTAGCAGAGATTGCATGATAACTTTGTAGTTCAAAAGTTAAATGCCCTTGTGTGCTGCTAAGAGCAAATGAGAGCTGTAAATGTCTGCCCCCTACAGCACATGCATGAACAATGCCAGTAAAGCCTTTAGGTTTTTGCATTTGAATCAACTGATattttaggccctgtttacacctgatatttagatgtgttttggttGATCTGATCACAAGTGGCTGATGcaaaatacaggtgtaaatggggtctaaaacgttttgaacttgtccacttttgaccacttccagaggtagctGTATTCAACcagattgctttcgtagtgtaaatgctcatgtggtcgaatgtgttcgaacagccatAAAAGAGCACCTATTCTCCGCCTCCAGACTTAAatgcttagttcacccaaaaattcggtcattaattaattataaataacaaaaagtCTCCAATGCAGTTGACGTAGCGAacgcagtgcagcgcttccgtgtttacgtccgacGCTGTACACATGAGCAGCACGAATAATGAGTTGGCATTCGGACATAAAACACAAATGTGCTGCACTGTGCTTACTACGTCAACTGCATTTTTTTCGGTTATCTCTGGTcgcattcatatgtaaattgcgtgTGCTTATTTTGTCCTTTAGATCAAAagatctgcaaaaaaaaaaaaaaactcataaaTTTACCAACCCATGAACCCTCCCCTAGAAGAAATTAGGacagaagtggtcgaaagtggcaaaagagatggattaaaacaccaggtgtaaactggtatgtgtctcccttgtctacttgtgatccgatcaaccaaaatgcatcttaataccaggtgtaaacagggccttagagGACCGGATTGAGACATTAATTATCAACATCATCATGAAAAGCATTTTGCAGACAGTTATATTTTTCCTTTTCTCCATCAACTCTGACTAAATCATTATTGACAAAGGAGCACTCACTCTTTTGGCACTTTTCTCTTCAGGTGCTCGTCCTGACCTGCTCCCAAAACAGGTTACTGAAGATGAGATCACGAGTAGCTCAGCTGATACAACCCTGTCAGCAACCTCTCCTGTAAGCTCTCAGCCATCTACAAACACTCCAGCTCTGAGGTATGTGATGTTTAGACAAGATAATTTGATGAAAGATTAAATACTAATAGTAATACTATTCATTGCATTCAATCACGTACACTGATTTCTCACTCTTTTCACGATTATAAATGTGTCTACTGTCTATTGATGCAAGTTCTTGTCATTTCATTTCCAGTCGTAGCAGTATAGCTGCCCAGTCATCAGGCGAAAGTTTGGATATCGAAGTCATTTCACTCAGTGAGATTGTTCCTCAGACAAGCACGTCAGAAGTAAGATACATTTTGTTCTGGGCTACAATCTGTTTCAGTGTagactaaacaacagagagcaAATTCTATGAGtagaacattttaaatgtcctACTACAACAGTGGCTCTCAACTAGTAGGTTGCaagttaaattaaattcaagtttatttgtatagtgcttttcaccgtacatattgtttcaaagcagctatACAGAAAACTCTTGTTTCAGTGTTACAGTTTACAAAGTATTCTGTTATAAGTCAGAGATCAGTGTGTCGAAGTAATGTCCATATGGCAGTGTTACACagctttaatataatattatgtacttagttaaaggtgcagtaagctaTTTCTGAGAAAAGCTGTTGAAAGTGCATAGGACCGAGTggcacacttgtagccaatcagcagtagggggaggagagagaatgagcaagagggagatttgaagaaagattaGAAAGAGACGACTATGAGAcgttacaaaagagaaaagataAGAGGATCatcactggaaaaaaaaaaaagggtcacGATCATGaagtgtataaatatatatatatatatatatatatatatatatatatatatatatatataatatatatatatataatatatatatatatatatatatatatatatatatatatatatatatatatatatatatatatatatatatataatgtatgtatgtatgtggaatataatgatatatatgTGGATTGCTCATTGTGTTCTAAACTGACAGCATGCAGTGAAGCCACCGGAAGTGTTTGAGCGGCCATTTTATGATTCCTTACTGACAGAGGGCATTATTGACTTACAGCcaaaacactgaattaaaatcACCCTACTTGCAGCATATCAGCACATAAATAATTTTCAAGATATATGTATGTACATTAATTGATACCTCGAACATTATCTGTAATGTTTACGGTCTTTTAGGGCGAAATAAGCGATATATAGAAATTAAGATGGTTGTCTACTGCACAATGGTGACACAGGTAACTGAACGAACACAACATAGACTTATTTATATACGTAATCATGCAGGAAATATTAAGCATGAACATATCTGATGGATTATTACAGAAATTGATTCAAGCCTCTATTAGGCTACTATGCACTGAAATCCAGGGTTTACCATGCATTTGCTCGGAGCGACAGTAAAAATGCTTGGAAATAAAGCTTCATGCTTCAGTGAAGCATATTATTTTCtgatatattttgttgaccAACATCCACTTCAGACTCTTGGAGATCTTGGAAACGATTAAAAAGCCACAGGTCAGCTCAAATTCTATGGGTTTTTACTAGCATTACAATTTGCATATGTATTaagttttatttgtatatatcaTTGAGCTCATTCATTTAATCCGTGTTTAAGTCATTATCTTCACTGCTTCAAATACGTGCTGTTAATGAAAATAGTTGAATCGTTTACAGTTACTGTACAAATGAAAACAGTAGGCTATTATATAACACAATGTAATTACATAACCACAGATTTCAGAAGAGTCATTGTGACATTTGTAATATAAATGCTGAGGTGTCTCGTCCGTCAGCTGATCTAAACAAATAACTATTGAAATGTTTAGGACATTTATTTGCATTGTAAGAATGTACAGGGAGACTTCAGACATAAAGATGCTGACTCGTTAGGTAATGTTttcttaaattattaaaatcatatGATTTCCCATTAATTCAATAGAATGTGAGGGAACACTAGGCAAAATCAATATGGCTATGGCGTATGCTTATAATCAGCCAAGAACTTTAGGAACCccattaatattagaaaagctttccagtgctggagaCCTAAGTGGGAAGGCTTGAAACGGTCGCCAAGGTTACGTTGTTTCTGAGTAACATTTGTTTTATTGGTCTGTGCTGCTGGCCACTAATAACAAACTCtcgcttatatatatatatatatatatactacggGGCTTTTGAattcttgaatctgattggttgatgaaTGTTCTAATGTGTGCAGTTATTTCCAGCGAAACGCACGGCTAACCCCTTAGCATTCCTGTAAAATTTGCCTAAAATTCCTAAAAAAGGCATAACCAAAGTAAATTGCATGCTGTTTTTGAACCATGTGGAGTATATGCATGGTTTTGGTCTCTTTTGAAGGGTGTGTACCGCGCACTGTACAGTGGAATGCTAACAGGCTAAAGTAGTTCCaggcaggtcttgaccgcattacagTTCCATATCATGTGTTTGCTTGGATTGATTTCAGatatcaacagtgttcaacactgattctcagaaatcgcttactgcaccttttaatgtaatgtattcAGATAAGCAGACACACTGAACATGTTAGGCAGCAATTACAACTTCTGGGATAATACTTGATAGTTTTGTATGTCAAACATCTTGTTCAGCCTGTCATATTAATAAGTTTGCATATTGTTCAGGTTATGCATGGTaatgttaatacattttaatatttgattttacagcatttttgtTAGTATTAGTAAGATGACCATTTTGCTATAATGTGTTGCCACTTGACAGCCAATATAAAAACAGAATTGAAACTATTTGAGAACCGCTGCTCTACCATGCCAACAAATAATGTTGTGAAATGAAAGGATTTCTCTATTGTCAGAGTGCATGAACGTCTACAAATTCACAATGTGATTAAAATGTGATCTTTGTGTCATTTAATAGCCCTTGTGTGTTGGTAACAGGATATGAGAACTGCCTCATACAAAGTATGCTGGATTACTTGACTCAGTCATTCTACCGTAttgtaaaagttttattttttctttcttttgctgttgCAGTGAAAGACGATGGATGAACAGGACAAAATAAAGCCCTCAAGGACAAAGATTTACTCCCTCTTAAGGGTTTCAGAACAGgatgcaaaataaaaacatgaaagtaagaTGGAGTTGCTGTAAACACCCAGGGAAGTGGAAACCGGAGAATCTGGATTACAAAAAAGAGAATTGCACGTTCATAAAACTTCAGGATGACGATTTCCCCCcccatttttttataaatatatatatttttggatgTCAATACATCCAATATTGCTGCTAAGAAATGGAACCAAAAGAAAGATGCCACTGGAGTACCTCAACAGTGTGATACCACTGTTCTCAAACGGAGACATAAAAGCAGTTCCATTTATACAAGAACTTCCAGATGTTCACAGCAGAAGTACAGTGATGAGAATCTTGCATCATGTGACTGGCTCTTGGAGAACAAACTGGTCTTTTGAGGACCTCTGTGAGTGTTTtgtagtggacttcaattgaCCATGCATCTTTTTTTTCATCTTAGTTTGCCAAGGAGACCAATCTGCTGGAGTTACATTGCTAAGGAAAGAAAGGAAATCTGGTTAATTGTGAGAcctttttaaagacattttaggAATATGGCATGACTatctaccaaaaaaaaaaaaaaaaaaaagagtttgagTCAATCCAGATCAGGTTGCCTGAACAATCACGTAACAAGACACTTTTACAAAACTTTGAATCTGTAAAATGGGTTCGATTTTGGTTTTAGAAATGGATTCAAATGCAGTACTGTGATGTTGTATTGGATATTTAAACGTGCCTTAATCACACGAGTTATTTTACCTTGTCATTAACAGGAAACCTTTCACTGTATGTGATGCCTGCAAGTGGATTGTGCTGAACTGCATGGTCACCTATACAAAAACacagtatatacagtatctcTCTCAAATAACAGTCACGTGTGACTGACCtatttacataatttaaaacatttttggagTTAGTTTggatatttatatacttttgcAAAAGCAAACAAGACAAAAGATCACTTTTGTAACATTGAAATATACCACATATAAAAGACCTAATTCAGTATTTCAGCTTGcaggactttttttttgtgtagcaTTGATTTTAAAATGGCAGTTTTTAGGGCACAATAAGACAGACCTGGCAGAACAGCTact from Chanodichthys erythropterus isolate Z2021 chromosome 15, ASM2448905v1, whole genome shotgun sequence harbors:
- the pip5k1aa gene encoding phosphatidylinositol-4-phosphate 5-kinase, type I, alpha, a gives rise to the protein MATPAVVSTDGASSSIPGNRKMASSEGLSISSSSQTNKKTLGHRGIDPTGETTYKKTTSSALKGAIQLGITHSVGSLSQKPERDVLMQDFEVVESIFFPSQGSNSTPGHHHGDFKFKTYAPIAFRYFREMFGIRPDDYLYSLCNEPLIELSNPGASGSLFYVSSDDEFIIKTVQHKEAEFLQTLLPGYFMNLNQNMRTLLPKFYGLYCVQAEGKNIRIVVMNNLLPRAVPMHLKFDLKGSTHKRRASPKEKAKSVPTFKDLDFMQDMPEGILLESDHYNALCRTIQRDCRVLQSFKIMDYSLLVGIHNLDRAGEEVSTAVPDTQKKAPGQKPLYCTAIESIQGESKGNTSPQPYESMGGIPAFSSKGERLLVFIGIIDILQSYRLVKKLEHSWKALLHDGDTVSVHRPSFYADRFQKFMCNTVFKKPPLKTSPSKKSRVGPVSGGKKSNIAVSGQSQQSLPVAAEQTQPQQTTVQLSSSGALSPDTQGDSGARPDLLPKQVTEDEITSSSADTTLSATSPVSSQPSTNTPALSRSSIAAQSSGESLDIEVISLSEIVPQTSTSE